In Terriglobia bacterium, one DNA window encodes the following:
- a CDS encoding carboxypeptidase regulatory-like domain-containing protein: MDADVDFRNYSRLILLFVKNANGVSQGAMGSVGKWDLKSAGDGSFRASVFYMGESYITSEAIAHEIGHNLGLPHASSVPCVPASLVDPVDCCGSWDEAGDAGDTMGSITGFQHFSSVFKSLSFWFDPAQVFDVADSGEYTLDQLELPSNGIKALRIPAGKDSSGQEAYYWVEYRTTGTFDQEQAVQVRFQPVAAFNGSSMTNNTLRFKGPAFGGSISGKVVSESDGSPVPQQAYVYLYDTAWRSIRSAYTDGAGHYAFKGLAAGSYYLRTSNNVGLIDEYYNNARSQKSASLLTLTQDQTIDNADFALATGSILSGVINRESDGTSVPNAYVYAYDSSWAYIRGIGADSSGRYALTGLPAGKYYLEAYSSAGYGYLTTCYINTLNRATATSVSLNPGERLNDIDISLFPGGAISGKVLQASDNAAIQNVWVNAYDNAWKSIKSAVTSSDGRYMIKGLPSGSYFVGALNSLGYINEYYREVTDRSAATAIQVVQDSETGSIDFTLAKAGTASTEAHNHNSSGYWARQAPQGIDEAAGEQNHSASGDPVALPDLTADLGFSSSAEGRIHPAKAQSLTLPSAIPAIQSGNPVVSLSDVTSTAPFLDPYRGVKIELLESTGTGAEARAKLKISLSKLRIDVGHTINFDQIAIGGRQAKELTITNETPAAVMMGMLCVQGRSDENFSVTRDECSGINLTPGATCKSEVSFSPVRYSGTAEGEFAVLKIPTSDSLHSAASVDLRGKTLAADLTLYGYQGANFVVGRNGIYEFDVVNYGTVSSSDVITITDKLPTGLRYVSNSIGWSCSVAGQDVSCSRALVLRPNYGTVLDLTVAVTAEAAPTCVNKATVSNSSDANPDNNFSILTTMVDLGSGEASYGPILLKEDGTFTGFAFLNAGTATAALSITALDKTGAALQYDGMTNPATLVLKPGAQFPVMDDQLWAFPPGEKAKMGWFRVDSLIQRVLGFTLAFDGMLQVLDGATFSRSPAGTVVLPDVVTEGFTRIHVLNPGTADVNLTIGLVAADGTPRPTAARKLGPNASLAETVQELFGGVSASTSDYLRVTANGDIVAMECLGVADQWIRALGAQDAGGGAQVLYASQYAVGGPYWTTSISIVNLDSSPAQLRARLINDDGNQIGQTLLMPIKANGKVLLSEQNLFLEAGDTLTQGYVEITSDGARLAGSVTFGDKQGRISASLPLQPAAHKEFVYGHAASNATWYTGIALVNPNDSDITATLQLYDKSGQLSASKTEVMGAKRRKIQLLNGFFPEATGADITSGYIRVSAGSPLVGFALFGTRNDTVLAAIPPQAIR; this comes from the coding sequence TTGGATGCCGATGTTGACTTCAGGAACTACAGCCGGCTGATTCTGCTGTTTGTAAAAAACGCCAACGGTGTCTCTCAGGGAGCCATGGGCTCGGTTGGGAAGTGGGACTTGAAGTCTGCCGGGGATGGCTCTTTCCGTGCCTCCGTCTTTTACATGGGCGAAAGCTATATTACCAGTGAGGCAATCGCTCACGAAATCGGTCACAATCTCGGATTGCCACATGCTTCGAGCGTGCCCTGTGTACCCGCGAGCCTCGTGGATCCCGTCGACTGCTGTGGCAGTTGGGATGAGGCGGGCGATGCGGGAGACACGATGGGAAGCATCACCGGATTCCAGCATTTCTCGTCCGTTTTCAAATCTCTGTCTTTCTGGTTTGATCCCGCTCAAGTCTTCGATGTGGCGGATTCCGGTGAGTACACCCTGGATCAACTCGAGCTGCCTTCCAATGGAATCAAAGCCCTGCGGATCCCGGCTGGAAAAGACTCGTCAGGCCAGGAGGCCTACTATTGGGTTGAGTACAGAACCACGGGGACCTTCGACCAGGAACAGGCAGTGCAGGTGCGTTTCCAACCCGTGGCAGCCTTTAATGGCTCGTCCATGACGAATAACACCCTGAGATTCAAAGGCCCCGCATTTGGCGGGAGCATCTCGGGAAAGGTCGTGTCGGAATCCGATGGATCACCTGTACCGCAGCAGGCATATGTTTATCTATACGACACTGCCTGGAGATCCATTCGGAGTGCATATACAGACGGCGCGGGACACTATGCGTTCAAGGGCCTGGCTGCCGGCAGTTATTACCTGCGTACTTCCAACAATGTGGGGCTGATCGACGAATACTACAATAACGCACGGAGCCAGAAATCCGCTTCCTTGCTCACCCTTACCCAGGACCAGACGATCGACAATGCAGATTTTGCCCTGGCAACCGGCAGCATTCTGTCGGGCGTCATCAACCGCGAATCGGACGGAACGAGCGTTCCGAACGCCTATGTTTATGCGTACGACAGTTCATGGGCCTATATCAGAGGAATTGGAGCGGACTCATCCGGCCGTTATGCATTGACAGGTCTGCCAGCCGGCAAGTATTACCTGGAGGCTTACAGCTCAGCCGGGTACGGCTATCTGACAACGTGCTATATCAATACTCTAAACCGCGCTACGGCAACCTCGGTTTCTTTGAACCCGGGAGAGCGGCTCAACGATATCGATATTTCGTTGTTTCCAGGGGGTGCCATCTCGGGCAAGGTTCTGCAGGCGTCGGATAATGCAGCAATTCAGAATGTCTGGGTAAATGCATACGACAACGCATGGAAAAGCATTAAATCGGCGGTCACCAGCTCCGACGGCCGCTACATGATCAAGGGCCTGCCTTCAGGAAGCTATTTTGTCGGCGCTTTAAACAGCCTGGGCTACATCAACGAGTATTACAGGGAAGTCACGGACCGGAGTGCCGCAACCGCGATCCAAGTTGTGCAGGACTCCGAAACCGGCAGCATCGATTTCACGCTGGCCAAAGCCGGCACCGCATCGACAGAGGCTCACAACCACAACTCTTCAGGATATTGGGCCCGACAGGCACCGCAGGGAATTGATGAGGCCGCGGGAGAACAGAATCACTCCGCTTCAGGCGACCCAGTTGCCCTTCCCGACCTGACTGCCGACCTCGGTTTTTCCAGCTCCGCCGAAGGCAGAATCCATCCGGCAAAAGCGCAGTCGCTAACCCTGCCGTCAGCAATTCCTGCCATTCAATCCGGGAATCCGGTCGTTTCGCTTTCCGATGTGACCTCGACGGCGCCGTTTCTTGATCCGTATCGTGGAGTGAAGATAGAGCTTCTGGAGAGCACGGGGACCGGCGCCGAGGCGCGCGCAAAACTGAAGATTTCCCTATCGAAGTTGCGGATCGATGTGGGGCACACGATCAACTTCGATCAAATCGCGATCGGCGGCAGGCAGGCAAAGGAATTGACAATTACCAATGAAACCCCCGCGGCTGTCATGATGGGCATGCTGTGTGTCCAGGGAAGAAGCGATGAAAATTTCTCGGTGACCAGGGATGAATGTTCGGGGATAAACCTGACGCCGGGCGCCACCTGCAAGTCGGAGGTCTCTTTCTCTCCCGTGCGCTACTCCGGTACTGCGGAGGGCGAGTTTGCCGTCCTGAAGATTCCGACCAGCGACAGCCTGCACAGTGCGGCTTCGGTTGATCTCCGGGGCAAGACTCTGGCTGCCGATCTCACCCTTTATGGATATCAGGGCGCGAACTTTGTTGTCGGTCGAAACGGAATCTATGAATTCGATGTCGTTAATTATGGAACGGTGTCTTCCTCCGACGTCATCACGATCACGGATAAGTTGCCGACAGGATTGCGTTACGTCTCCAATTCGATCGGCTGGAGTTGCTCAGTAGCAGGTCAGGACGTGAGTTGCTCAAGAGCGCTGGTTCTGAGACCCAACTATGGCACCGTCCTGGACCTGACCGTTGCCGTAACAGCCGAGGCGGCACCGACGTGTGTGAACAAGGCTACTGTCTCCAATTCATCCGATGCCAATCCGGACAACAATTTTTCCATTCTGACGACCATGGTCGACCTGGGGTCCGGCGAAGCTTCGTACGGTCCCATTCTCCTGAAAGAAGACGGCACATTCACGGGCTTCGCTTTCCTGAATGCCGGGACAGCCACGGCGGCGCTTTCAATTACTGCCCTCGATAAGACGGGAGCCGCCCTGCAGTATGATGGTATGACCAATCCCGCGACGCTTGTCCTCAAGCCAGGTGCGCAGTTTCCGGTTATGGACGACCAGCTCTGGGCCTTCCCTCCGGGCGAGAAGGCAAAGATGGGCTGGTTCCGGGTCGACAGCCTGATCCAAAGGGTTTTGGGATTCACATTGGCCTTCGACGGGATGCTGCAGGTGCTCGACGGGGCCACTTTCTCGCGATCGCCTGCCGGCACGGTAGTTCTTCCCGATGTCGTGACCGAGGGTTTTACGCGGATTCATGTCCTGAATCCGGGTACCGCAGACGTCAACCTGACTATCGGTTTGGTCGCCGCGGATGGGACGCCGCGGCCGACGGCAGCCCGTAAGCTGGGACCGAACGCTTCCCTTGCTGAGACCGTACAGGAACTGTTTGGCGGCGTCAGTGCTTCAACATCAGATTATCTTCGGGTGACCGCGAACGGTGACATCGTAGCTATGGAATGCCTCGGCGTCGCAGACCAGTGGATCAGGGCTCTTGGCGCGCAGGACGCCGGCGGGGGAGCGCAGGTTTTGTATGCATCTCAATATGCGGTCGGTGGACCCTACTGGACCACTTCAATCTCCATAGTCAATCTGGATTCTTCGCCGGCCCAGCTCAGAGCCAGATTGATAAACGACGATGGGAACCAGATCGGCCAAACACTACTGATGCCGATCAAGGCCAACGGCAAAGTTCTGTTGAGTGAACAGAACCTGTTCTTGGAGGCGGGAGATACCCTGACGCAGGGATATGTGGAAATCACCAGCGACGGTGCCCGGCTGGCCGGGAGCGTCACTTTCGGGGATAAACAAGGCAGGATTTCCGCCTCGCTGCCGTTGCAGCCGGCGGCACACAAGGAGTTTGTTTACGGCCACGCCGCTTCCAACGCGACCTGGTATACCGGCATTGCCCTGGTGAATCCCAATGATTCCGACATCACAGCCACACTTCAGCTCTATGACAAGTCCGGACAGTTGTCGGCTTCAAAAACCGAAGTCATGGGAGCCAAGCGGCGCAAAATACAGTTGCTGAACGGATTTTTCCCTGAGGCAACAGGTGCCGATATCACCTCCGGGTACATTCGAGTCTCTGCCGGCAGCCCTTTAGTCGGCTTTGCCCTTTTTGGCACAAGGAACGATACCGTGCTGGCGGCGATTCCACCTCAGGCTATTCGATAG
- a CDS encoding tetratricopeptide repeat protein: MRAETVFRNLILAFALCLGPQCSGQDQRDSGDANSLLSRIRTLSAAGQWEEIIRLAPATPEAPADFDYYRGIALARLEHWQEAEAAFESGRTKAPRDIRFPLELAGVMFKAGKRGEARSFLKQALQLDPADAYGNDFLASLYFLNGNLEAALKFWNRVDKPQVREVNIEPSLRVDPVLLDRSFAFSPGAPLTLKEYYASRTSIDSLGIYSSPRFELLPRDDGSFDLGFRALERNGGGDSWLDGLVSLLRGAPYRTVHPEFFNIRGAAWNLISLGRWDAQKRRLFTEVSGPVGGSPGLRFQARLDARRENWDVAASLRNPAFAESSFTMSTLETGAAVQTFLGSRTSMRNGVIVSDRRFNTTPPGSAAWQALFRKGITLEYEIGLRQSRSAPEHRFELSWSTESRIGKILSASDGAFLRITGTLEWHLLPQASGKDYQLSGRLGAGTTAGHAPFEEMFSLGMERDNDLYLRGHSGTRDGRKGAGPLGRRYLLMNWQLDKLIHQPGFWELSLGPFLDTGKMYDSTTFFGSPWLWDTGLESKLTILGRLTLSVSYGRDLRGGKGAVFTRILR, translated from the coding sequence ATGAGAGCTGAAACCGTCTTCCGGAACCTGATTCTGGCCTTCGCGCTTTGCCTGGGCCCGCAATGCTCCGGTCAAGATCAGCGAGATTCCGGGGATGCGAACTCGCTCCTCTCCCGTATCAGGACACTTTCGGCTGCCGGCCAATGGGAGGAGATTATCAGGCTTGCGCCCGCCACGCCGGAGGCGCCGGCCGACTTCGACTATTATCGGGGAATCGCGCTGGCCCGTCTCGAGCACTGGCAGGAAGCCGAAGCCGCTTTTGAGTCAGGCCGGACCAAGGCGCCGCGCGACATCAGATTTCCGCTCGAACTCGCCGGAGTCATGTTCAAAGCAGGAAAGCGAGGGGAGGCAAGATCCTTCCTGAAACAGGCGCTGCAACTCGATCCCGCCGATGCCTACGGAAACGACTTTTTGGCCAGCCTTTACTTTCTCAACGGTAATCTGGAGGCTGCGCTCAAGTTCTGGAATCGGGTCGACAAGCCTCAGGTTCGGGAAGTCAACATCGAGCCGAGCCTGCGCGTCGATCCGGTGCTGCTTGACCGCTCATTCGCATTTTCACCGGGCGCGCCGCTCACGCTGAAGGAGTATTACGCAAGCCGCACATCGATAGATTCGCTCGGCATTTACTCATCCCCGCGTTTCGAGCTGTTGCCCCGGGATGACGGGAGCTTCGACCTCGGCTTTCGCGCGCTGGAGCGCAATGGGGGGGGCGACTCGTGGCTCGATGGGCTGGTTTCGCTACTCAGAGGCGCGCCGTACCGGACCGTGCACCCGGAGTTCTTTAACATCAGAGGAGCTGCCTGGAACTTGATTTCACTCGGCCGCTGGGACGCGCAAAAGCGGCGCCTTTTCACAGAGGTATCCGGTCCGGTCGGAGGCAGCCCAGGTCTGCGCTTTCAGGCCCGCCTGGACGCGCGCCGCGAGAACTGGGACGTCGCAGCCTCGCTGCGGAACCCGGCGTTCGCGGAAAGTTCCTTCACCATGAGCACGCTGGAAACGGGAGCGGCAGTCCAAACGTTCCTGGGGAGCCGCACCAGCATGCGGAATGGAGTTATTGTCTCAGACCGGCGGTTCAACACGACTCCTCCGGGCAGTGCTGCCTGGCAGGCCTTGTTCAGAAAAGGAATAACCCTGGAGTATGAGATTGGATTGCGTCAGAGCCGGTCCGCTCCTGAACACCGGTTTGAACTGAGCTGGAGCACTGAGTCACGAATCGGCAAGATCCTGAGCGCATCTGACGGAGCCTTCTTGAGAATAACAGGAACCCTGGAATGGCACCTGCTGCCGCAGGCAAGCGGCAAGGATTACCAGCTCTCCGGACGGCTCGGCGCAGGCACGACTGCCGGCCACGCGCCCTTTGAGGAGATGTTCAGCCTGGGGATGGAGCGCGACAACGATCTCTATTTGCGCGGCCACAGTGGAACGCGAGATGGGAGGAAGGGAGCCGGTCCGCTCGGCCGCCGTTATCTGCTCATGAACTGGCAGTTGGACAAGTTGATCCATCAACCCGGCTTCTGGGAGCTGTCCCTGGGTCCATTTCTCGACACCGGCAAAATGTACGACAGCACAACATTCTTCGGATCCCCCTGGCTTTGGGACACGGGCCTGGAGTCGAAGCTGACGATCCTGGGCCGGCTTACCCTCAGCGTCTCTTACGGCAGAGACTTGCGAGGCGGAAAGGGCGCGGTGTTCACGCGGATCCTGAGGTAG
- a CDS encoding C39 family peptidase yields MTALRGVAELCLLCALAQVPAAAPKEIWLDVPFVAQVGNSCGPACISMVMKYWAASSHRQPDAAADEAAIRRSLNSRNSKGVPTRDVTRYFENHGFRAYAFVGEWADLEHHVAQGRPLIVAIKQGSGTFHYLVVAGIDNAHDLLLANDPARRKLQKMKRADFESAWSRCGFWTLLVLPKDES; encoded by the coding sequence ATGACGGCGCTTCGCGGAGTGGCCGAACTCTGCCTGCTGTGCGCTTTGGCTCAGGTCCCAGCCGCGGCACCCAAAGAAATCTGGCTGGACGTGCCATTCGTCGCGCAGGTCGGGAATAGCTGCGGACCGGCCTGTATCTCGATGGTAATGAAATACTGGGCTGCAAGCTCACACCGGCAGCCGGATGCAGCCGCTGATGAAGCCGCCATCCGCCGAAGCTTGAACTCCCGCAATTCAAAAGGGGTTCCTACCAGGGATGTGACCCGCTATTTCGAAAACCACGGTTTCCGAGCCTACGCCTTTGTGGGTGAATGGGCTGACCTGGAGCATCACGTTGCCCAAGGCCGTCCTCTCATCGTGGCGATAAAGCAAGGCTCCGGCACCTTCCACTATCTGGTGGTAGCGGGCATCGACAACGCTCACGATCTTCTCCTCGCCAATGATCCCGCCCGGCGCAAGCTGCAAAAGATGAAGCGCGCCGACTTTGAGAGCGCATGGAGCCGCTGCGGCTTTTGGACTCTTCTGGTGCTGCCGAAAGATGAGAGCTGA
- a CDS encoding methyltransferase domain-containing protein, giving the protein MHQDPKAYIASLEDPQRDAYQKPHEVIMALGLKEGEVVADIGAGSGYFALRFAQHVGSNGRVYAVDISPDMILYLNRRVRELQLKNVVTILSAPDDPLLMDASIDRFFICDTWHHIENQTQYLALLKKILKPGGQVIIIDFQKKELPLGPPPEMKVAREDVVRQMESNGFTLAKEHTFLPYQYFLVFSPRLPIE; this is encoded by the coding sequence TTGCACCAGGATCCGAAGGCCTACATCGCATCTCTGGAAGATCCTCAGCGCGATGCCTATCAGAAACCCCACGAGGTAATCATGGCGCTTGGCCTGAAAGAAGGGGAGGTGGTGGCCGACATCGGCGCAGGCTCCGGATATTTCGCACTGAGGTTTGCCCAACATGTGGGCAGCAATGGACGTGTTTATGCGGTCGATATCAGCCCGGACATGATCCTGTACCTGAATCGCCGCGTCCGCGAGCTGCAACTGAAAAATGTCGTGACCATCCTTTCCGCTCCCGATGATCCGTTGCTCATGGATGCTTCAATAGACCGGTTTTTCATCTGCGACACCTGGCACCATATCGAAAACCAGACTCAATACCTTGCACTCCTGAAAAAAATACTCAAACCCGGAGGCCAGGTCATTATCATCGACTTTCAGAAGAAGGAATTGCCTCTGGGTCCTCCGCCCGAAATGAAAGTTGCCCGTGAGGATGTGGTGCGGCAAATGGAATCAAACGGCTTCACGCTGGCCAAAGAACACACCTTTTTGCCCTACCAGTACTTTCTGGTATTCTCACCAAGGCTTCCTATCGAATAG
- a CDS encoding dockerin type I repeat-containing protein: protein MIAYHEDSFDSGGAFTTRSQYYGAGAGTPRVLFDGTIERRGGLPSGSMYSQYVYPYDQAAAVSPTVDFSLSLESANQVRVEIANTSSQRLSGVLHVALVERHRFYRWMDMDIVDFVCRAMLPNAAGQTMTLDPGANAASTQQFSVQPDWNYCSIVVFFQATDKRILQGAMLPLESTIPTIKMSGGPATGAMWLRNSAHSIAWSSDRPLGAVQVEYSDNGGQSWKAIQTASSGTGQYSWTVPQINSSQCLLAVSDPYGGTRAVSGLFAIGYKGDFNADGVINEVDRRLLTEYLLENKAFLLPGADLNEDGVVDILDLVYFETLLPKTGAAVQIKKLRR from the coding sequence GTGATCGCCTACCACGAAGACTCCTTCGACAGCGGCGGAGCCTTCACCACTCGATCCCAGTACTATGGAGCCGGCGCTGGTACCCCCCGTGTTTTGTTTGACGGCACCATCGAGAGGCGCGGGGGACTTCCATCCGGCAGCATGTACAGCCAATATGTTTACCCCTATGATCAGGCAGCTGCCGTGTCTCCAACCGTGGATTTCTCGTTGTCTCTGGAGTCTGCCAACCAGGTGCGCGTGGAAATCGCCAACACTTCGTCCCAGAGGCTGAGCGGCGTTCTTCATGTGGCTTTGGTCGAACGCCACCGCTTTTACCGATGGATGGACATGGATATCGTGGATTTCGTCTGCCGCGCCATGCTGCCGAATGCCGCCGGGCAGACTATGACGCTGGACCCGGGCGCAAATGCCGCCTCCACCCAACAGTTTTCCGTGCAGCCTGACTGGAATTACTGTTCGATCGTCGTTTTTTTCCAGGCCACTGATAAGCGAATTCTGCAAGGTGCGATGTTGCCCTTGGAGAGTACGATCCCGACCATCAAGATGTCGGGAGGACCTGCAACAGGCGCCATGTGGCTGAGGAATTCTGCGCATTCCATTGCATGGTCGTCCGATCGTCCCCTGGGAGCTGTTCAAGTGGAGTACTCCGACAACGGTGGACAGAGTTGGAAGGCAATCCAGACCGCTTCCTCCGGGACAGGTCAATACAGCTGGACGGTACCCCAGATCAATTCCTCCCAATGCCTGCTGGCAGTTAGCGACCCTTACGGCGGAACACGAGCTGTTTCCGGCCTGTTTGCAATCGGGTACAAAGGCGATTTCAATGCGGACGGGGTGATCAACGAAGTTGATCGCAGGCTTTTGACCGAGTATCTGCTCGAGAACAAAGCGTTTCTCCTGCCGGGTGCCGACCTGAACGAAGATGGAGTCGTTGATATTCTGGATCTGGTCTATTTCGAAACCCTTCTGCCCAAGACAGGTGCCGCCGTTCAGATAAAAAAACTCAGGCGCTGA